In Streptomyces chartreusis NRRL 3882, the following are encoded in one genomic region:
- a CDS encoding transketolase family protein, whose product MDTMRDRFAPVVSRLLDEDPRVAVVLAEIGRDGFAEAARRHPDRVVNVGIREQLLVGAAAGLALTGLRPVVHTFASFLVERPFEQVKLDLGHQDLGAVLVSAAASFDWPAGGYTHMAPGDVALLDTLDGWTIHVPGHPDEAETLLRHAVAAGDDKVYVRLSLQSNGRALPVDGERFRTVREGRTGVVVAVGPMLDTVLAATEGLDVTVLYATTVRPFDGAALRRATRAAGADVVLVEPYLAGTSTAAANDALSEVPHRVLGLGVGRRELRRYGQPAEHVAAHGLDARSLRERIGGFVGAAAPA is encoded by the coding sequence ATGGACACCATGCGTGATCGCTTCGCCCCTGTCGTCTCCCGGCTGCTCGACGAGGACCCACGGGTCGCCGTCGTCCTCGCCGAGATCGGCAGGGACGGCTTCGCCGAGGCGGCCCGGCGCCACCCCGACCGGGTCGTCAACGTCGGCATCCGCGAGCAGCTGCTGGTCGGCGCGGCCGCGGGGCTGGCGCTGACCGGACTGCGGCCCGTCGTGCACACTTTCGCCAGCTTTCTCGTCGAGCGGCCCTTCGAGCAGGTCAAGCTGGACCTCGGGCACCAGGACCTGGGCGCGGTGCTGGTGAGCGCCGCCGCCTCCTTCGACTGGCCCGCGGGCGGCTACACCCACATGGCGCCGGGCGACGTGGCGCTGCTCGACACCCTGGACGGCTGGACCATCCATGTGCCGGGCCACCCGGACGAGGCCGAGACGCTGCTGCGGCACGCGGTCGCCGCGGGCGACGACAAGGTCTACGTGCGGCTGTCCCTCCAGTCCAACGGGCGGGCGCTGCCCGTCGACGGGGAGCGCTTCCGCACGGTCCGCGAGGGACGCACCGGGGTCGTGGTCGCCGTCGGGCCGATGCTCGACACGGTGCTCGCCGCCACCGAGGGCCTCGACGTCACGGTCCTGTACGCGACGACCGTCCGCCCCTTCGACGGGGCCGCCCTGCGCCGGGCCACCCGGGCGGCCGGGGCGGACGTCGTCCTCGTCGAGCCCTACCTGGCGGGCACCTCGACGGCCGCCGCGAACGACGCGCTGTCCGAGGTGCCGCACCGGGTGCTGGGGCTGGGCGTGGGCCGTCGCGAACTGCGGCGGTACGGGCAGCCGGCGGAGCATGTCGCCGCCCATGGCCTCGACGCCCGGTCGCTGCGGGAGCGCATCGGGGGGTTCGTCGGGGCGGCGGCTCCCGCGTGA
- a CDS encoding glycine C-acetyltransferase yields the protein MFDSVRDDLRATLDEIRAAGLHKPERVIGSPQSATVNVTAGGRPGEVLNFCANNYLGLADHPEVVAAAHEALDRWGYGMASVRFICGTQEVHKELEARLSAFLGQEDTILYSSCFDANGGVFETLLGPEDAVISDALNHASIIDGIRLSKARRLRYANRDLAELEARLKEASDARRRLIVTDGVFSMDGYVAPLREICDLADRYDAMVMVDDSHAVGFVGPGGRGTPELHGVMDRVDIITGTLGKALGGASGGYVAARAEIVALLRQRSRPYLFSNTLAPVIAAASLKVLDLLESADDLRVRLHENTALFRGRMTEEGFDVLPGDHPIAPVMIGDAAVAGRMAELLLERGVYVIGFSYPVVPQGQARIRVQLSAAHSAEDVRRAVDAFVAARAELAG from the coding sequence ATGTTCGACTCCGTGCGCGACGACCTGCGTGCCACCCTCGACGAGATCCGCGCCGCTGGCCTGCACAAGCCCGAGCGCGTGATCGGCAGTCCGCAGTCCGCCACCGTCAACGTCACCGCGGGCGGCCGCCCCGGCGAGGTCCTCAACTTCTGCGCCAACAACTACCTCGGCCTCGCCGACCACCCCGAGGTCGTCGCCGCCGCCCACGAGGCCCTGGACCGCTGGGGCTACGGCATGGCCTCCGTCCGCTTCATCTGCGGCACCCAGGAAGTGCACAAGGAACTTGAGGCGCGGCTGTCGGCGTTCCTCGGCCAGGAGGACACGATCCTGTACTCCTCCTGCTTCGACGCCAACGGCGGCGTGTTCGAGACGCTGCTCGGCCCGGAGGACGCGGTCATCTCCGACGCGCTCAACCACGCGTCGATCATCGACGGCATCCGGCTGTCCAAGGCCCGCCGCCTGCGGTACGCCAACCGTGATCTGGCCGAACTGGAGGCGCGGCTGAAGGAGGCGTCCGACGCGCGTCGCCGGCTGATCGTCACCGACGGCGTCTTCTCCATGGACGGCTACGTGGCACCGCTGCGGGAGATCTGCGACCTCGCCGACCGCTACGACGCGATGGTCATGGTGGACGACTCGCACGCCGTCGGCTTCGTCGGACCGGGGGGCCGCGGCACGCCCGAGCTGCACGGCGTCATGGACCGCGTCGACATCATCACCGGCACCCTCGGCAAGGCCCTCGGCGGCGCCTCCGGCGGTTACGTCGCCGCCCGCGCGGAGATCGTCGCCCTGCTGCGTCAGCGCTCCCGGCCGTACCTGTTCTCGAACACGCTCGCCCCGGTGATCGCGGCGGCCTCCCTGAAGGTTCTGGACCTGCTGGAGTCGGCGGACGACCTGCGCGTCCGCCTCCACGAGAACACGGCTCTCTTCCGCGGCCGGATGACCGAGGAGGGCTTCGACGTCCTCCCCGGTGACCACCCCATCGCCCCGGTGATGATCGGTGACGCGGCGGTCGCCGGGCGGATGGCGGAGCTGCTGCTGGAGCGCGGCGTGTACGTGATCGGCTTCTCCTACCCGGTGGTGCCGCAGGGCCAGGCCCGGATCCGCGTCCAGCTGTCGGCAGCGCACTCGGCCGAGGACGTCCGTCGCGCGGTCGACGCCTTCGTGGCGGCACGGGCGGAGCTGGCCGGCTGA
- a CDS encoding AfsR/SARP family transcriptional regulator produces MSTTPCHAASTWPDQREALVEFQVLGPVGLRVDGQRVELGSDKERTLLAVLALDVSRPVALDTLMDRLWDGEPPPQARGNTHSYVSRLRRRLKTAPPAANAPRIVSRAHTYTLDAPRASVDWHRFQHLVTRAGGAAADGDDERAAALLDLAERLWRGEALAGLPGLWAESVRRTLAQRRLTATVARTAAQLRLGRFAETGAELSALVDRHPGDETLAGQLMLAYYGSDRYTDALRVHQEIRHLLMTQYGSRPGAELNRIHRGILERTPAADLARGRAAPPGTAPAPPRPALPRPPRNLPHQPPLVGRRAELRDLSSMADAPAADGQVISLESVSTVSGMAGVGKTAVAVNGAALLAPRFPDAQLYVDLRGHSPVGEPLDPGAALATLLRLLGAPAETIPVELEGRSALWRTMLAERRAVIVLDDAVSAAQIRPLLPGGSPSLTIITSRRHLTGLPHARHIPLDVLPSDDAVALFRAFAGAARTHSTEETARIVRLCGHLPLAIELVASRFRAHPSWTLTTLAERLTRGEGRLGEIRDAEQEVARALDLTYQTLTEEQRTAFRRLSLHPGVDFTTDSAAAGLGLAPPAAERVLESLLACHLLREPAPDRYQYHDLLREYGRSRSMTDDTDQDRAAVLRRLTDFYVDAADRADRLAHPRRIRPASPHARPGEHLPQWPDAEAARAWLAAERANLLATERHARSHGRAGAAARLAYAMAGFLNQECHWNDARTVLEPAVEHWARAGDQAALCRSLIHLSAVHAHTARYPEAADAGERALRIARATGYAEAEAEVLRTLGTLAWHRGDNRAALGLFQQAFTLTAAAGDSVATARLHNNMAVTLLFLGQHDRALEHFQKSLTGFSEAGDHAALGKTLNNIGDLHMRTGDLESARRSFEESLAVLEHAGNRYDRATVRCSLADALTESGDTTAALPLYQEAFTEFRSLGDRKSQADTATGMGEAHRKAGETDKAVRHLLDALDIARTIGAAHQETRALRRLGQVYSDAGRFDSAAEYLRAAISLAEHTHEADEKTKAEDLLTELRQAFDLSGGDLTSNQDAGPRFSI; encoded by the coding sequence ATGTCCACTACCCCCTGCCATGCGGCGTCGACATGGCCGGACCAGCGGGAGGCGCTGGTGGAATTCCAGGTACTGGGCCCGGTGGGTCTCCGGGTGGACGGTCAGCGGGTCGAGCTGGGCTCGGACAAGGAGCGGACCCTCCTGGCCGTGCTGGCGCTGGACGTGAGCCGTCCGGTGGCCCTGGACACGCTCATGGACCGGCTCTGGGACGGCGAACCACCGCCACAGGCCCGCGGGAACACGCACAGCTACGTCTCCAGACTGCGCCGGCGCCTGAAGACCGCCCCGCCTGCCGCGAACGCGCCCCGCATCGTCAGCCGCGCCCACACGTACACGCTGGACGCGCCCCGCGCATCGGTCGACTGGCACCGGTTCCAGCATCTCGTGACGCGGGCCGGTGGCGCCGCGGCGGACGGAGACGACGAGCGGGCGGCCGCCCTCCTCGACCTCGCCGAACGGCTGTGGCGGGGCGAGGCACTCGCGGGACTCCCCGGACTCTGGGCCGAGAGCGTACGGCGGACCCTGGCGCAACGCCGGCTCACCGCGACCGTCGCCCGCACCGCCGCCCAGCTCCGGCTGGGCCGGTTCGCCGAGACGGGCGCCGAGCTGTCGGCCCTCGTCGACCGGCATCCGGGCGACGAGACGCTGGCGGGCCAGTTGATGCTGGCGTACTACGGCAGCGACCGGTACACCGACGCGCTGCGCGTCCATCAGGAGATCCGTCACCTGCTGATGACACAGTACGGGTCCCGGCCGGGAGCCGAGCTGAACCGCATCCACCGCGGGATCCTCGAACGCACACCGGCCGCCGATCTCGCCCGGGGCCGGGCGGCTCCACCCGGCACGGCCCCCGCGCCGCCACGCCCGGCGCTCCCACGCCCGCCCCGCAACCTGCCCCATCAGCCGCCGCTGGTCGGCCGCCGAGCGGAACTGCGGGACCTGAGCTCCATGGCCGACGCGCCGGCGGCGGACGGCCAGGTCATCAGCCTGGAGTCCGTCAGCACCGTGAGCGGCATGGCGGGGGTCGGCAAGACCGCCGTGGCCGTGAACGGCGCGGCCCTGCTCGCGCCCCGGTTCCCCGACGCGCAGTTGTACGTCGACCTGCGCGGCCACTCCCCGGTCGGCGAGCCCCTCGACCCCGGCGCGGCTCTGGCCACTCTCCTGCGCCTGCTCGGCGCGCCGGCCGAGACCATTCCCGTCGAGCTCGAAGGCCGTAGCGCCCTGTGGCGGACCATGCTGGCGGAACGCCGGGCCGTCATCGTTCTCGACGACGCCGTCAGCGCCGCGCAGATCCGGCCGCTGCTGCCGGGGGGCTCGCCCTCCCTGACGATCATCACCAGCCGGCGCCACCTGACCGGTCTGCCGCACGCCCGGCACATCCCGCTCGACGTGCTGCCGAGCGACGACGCCGTCGCCTTGTTCCGCGCGTTCGCCGGTGCGGCTCGCACGCACAGCACCGAGGAGACCGCACGCATCGTCCGGCTGTGCGGCCATCTCCCGCTCGCGATCGAACTGGTGGCGAGCCGCTTCCGCGCCCACCCCTCCTGGACGCTCACCACGCTGGCCGAGCGACTCACCCGCGGCGAAGGCCGGCTCGGCGAGATCAGGGACGCCGAACAGGAGGTGGCCCGCGCCCTCGATCTCACCTACCAGACCCTCACCGAGGAGCAGCGCACCGCCTTCCGGCGCCTCAGTCTCCACCCCGGCGTCGACTTCACCACCGACTCGGCCGCCGCCGGACTCGGCCTGGCGCCTCCGGCCGCAGAGCGGGTCCTCGAGTCACTCCTGGCCTGCCATCTGCTCCGCGAGCCCGCCCCGGACCGCTACCAGTACCACGACCTGCTGCGGGAGTACGGCCGTTCCAGGTCCATGACGGACGACACCGACCAGGACCGGGCCGCCGTCCTCCGCCGCCTCACGGACTTCTACGTCGACGCGGCCGACCGCGCCGACCGGCTCGCCCACCCCCGCCGCATTCGCCCCGCCTCACCGCACGCTCGGCCCGGGGAACACCTGCCGCAGTGGCCCGACGCCGAGGCCGCCCGGGCCTGGCTGGCCGCCGAGCGGGCGAACCTGCTGGCCACGGAGCGGCACGCCCGCAGCCACGGCCGCGCCGGGGCCGCGGCCCGACTCGCCTACGCCATGGCCGGTTTCCTCAACCAGGAGTGCCACTGGAACGACGCGCGGACCGTCCTCGAACCCGCCGTCGAGCACTGGGCCCGGGCAGGAGACCAGGCCGCACTCTGCCGCTCCCTGATCCACCTGAGCGCCGTGCACGCGCACACCGCGCGCTACCCGGAGGCCGCCGACGCCGGCGAACGGGCCCTGCGGATCGCCCGAGCGACCGGGTACGCCGAGGCGGAGGCCGAAGTGCTGCGGACGCTCGGCACGCTGGCCTGGCACCGGGGCGACAACCGGGCAGCGCTCGGCCTCTTTCAGCAGGCGTTCACTCTCACCGCTGCCGCGGGGGATTCCGTGGCCACCGCACGGCTGCACAACAACATGGCGGTGACCCTCCTGTTCCTGGGACAACACGATCGCGCCCTGGAGCACTTCCAGAAGTCGCTCACAGGGTTCAGCGAAGCGGGCGACCACGCGGCGCTGGGCAAAACCCTCAACAATATCGGGGATCTCCACATGAGGACCGGGGATCTGGAATCCGCACGCCGTTCGTTCGAGGAATCGCTCGCGGTACTGGAGCACGCCGGAAATCGCTACGACCGCGCCACGGTGCGCTGCAGCCTCGCGGACGCCCTCACGGAATCGGGCGACACCACCGCCGCGCTCCCCCTTTACCAGGAGGCGTTCACGGAATTCCGGTCACTCGGCGACCGGAAAAGCCAGGCCGACACAGCGACAGGCATGGGTGAAGCACACCGGAAAGCAGGAGAGACGGACAAGGCCGTCCGGCACCTGCTGGACGCGCTGGACATCGCCCGCACCATCGGCGCGGCTCACCAGGAGACCCGGGCGCTGCGCCGCCTCGGCCAGGTCTATTCGGACGCCGGCAGATTCGACTCCGCGGCGGAGTATCTGAGGGCCGCCATCTCCCTGGCCGAGCACACCCACGAGGCAGACGAGAAAACGAAGGCCGAGGACCTCTTAACCGAATTAAGACAGGCGTTCGACCTATCGGGGGGCGATTTAACGAGTAACCAAGACGCCGGGCCCAGATTTTCCATATAA
- the tdh gene encoding L-threonine 3-dehydrogenase, producing MKALVKQKAEPGLWLADVPEPAAGPGDVLIKVLRTGICGTDLHIRAWDGWAQQAIRTPLVVGHEFVGEVVATGRDVTDIAVGDRVSGEGHLVCGKCRNCLAGRRHLCRATIGLGVGRDGAFAEYVVLPAANVWVHRVPVDLDVAAIFDPFGNAVHTALSFPLVGEDVLITGAGPIGLMAAAVARHAGARHVMITDVSEERLELARKVGVSLALNVAGATIADGQRTLGLREGFDIGLEMSGRPEAMRDMIANMTHGGRIAMLGLPAQEFPVDWARIVTSMITVKGIYGREMFETWYAMSVLLEGGLDLAPVITGRYGYRDFEAAFADAASGRGGKVILDWTA from the coding sequence GTGAAGGCGCTGGTCAAACAGAAGGCGGAGCCCGGGCTGTGGCTCGCGGACGTCCCGGAGCCCGCTGCCGGGCCCGGCGACGTACTGATCAAGGTGCTGCGCACCGGTATCTGCGGCACCGACCTGCACATCAGGGCCTGGGACGGCTGGGCGCAGCAGGCGATCCGCACCCCGCTCGTGGTCGGGCACGAGTTCGTCGGCGAGGTCGTCGCGACCGGGCGGGACGTCACCGACATCGCCGTCGGCGACCGGGTGAGCGGCGAGGGCCATCTGGTGTGCGGCAAGTGCCGCAACTGCCTGGCCGGCCGCCGCCACCTGTGCCGGGCCACCATAGGTCTGGGCGTGGGCCGCGACGGGGCGTTCGCCGAGTACGTCGTCCTGCCCGCCGCCAACGTCTGGGTGCACCGGGTGCCCGTCGACCTCGACGTGGCCGCGATCTTCGACCCGTTCGGCAACGCCGTGCACACCGCGCTGTCGTTCCCGCTCGTCGGCGAGGACGTGCTGATCACCGGGGCGGGCCCCATCGGGCTGATGGCCGCCGCCGTGGCCCGGCACGCGGGCGCCCGCCACGTCATGATCACCGACGTCAGCGAGGAGCGGCTGGAGCTGGCCCGCAAGGTCGGGGTCAGCCTCGCGCTCAATGTCGCGGGCGCCACCATCGCCGACGGGCAGCGCACGCTCGGACTGCGCGAGGGCTTCGACATCGGCCTGGAGATGTCCGGCCGCCCCGAAGCCATGCGGGACATGATCGCCAACATGACGCACGGCGGCCGGATCGCGATGCTCGGCCTGCCCGCGCAGGAGTTCCCCGTCGACTGGGCCCGGATCGTCACCTCGATGATCACCGTCAAGGGCATCTACGGCCGCGAGATGTTCGAGACCTGGTACGCGATGTCCGTGCTGCTGGAGGGCGGCCTCGACCTCGCCCCCGTGATCACCGGCCGGTACGGCTACCGCGACTTCGAGGCGGCGTTCGCCGACGCGGCGAGCGGCCGCGGCGGCAAGGTCATCCTCGACTGGACCGCGTAA
- a CDS encoding MmcQ/YjbR family DNA-binding protein, with product MPDAEDVRRIALSLPDTTEKIAWSMPTFRVAGKMFATLPEDETSIAVRCPKEERDELVLAEPGKFWIADHEAQFAWVRARLDALEDEGELRDILADSWRQAAPPRLLEAHPRLGLPAGE from the coding sequence ATGCCGGATGCCGAAGACGTACGCCGTATCGCGCTGTCCCTGCCGGACACGACGGAGAAGATCGCCTGGAGCATGCCCACGTTCCGGGTCGCGGGAAAGATGTTCGCCACCCTGCCGGAGGACGAGACGTCCATCGCCGTGCGCTGCCCCAAGGAGGAGCGGGACGAGTTGGTGCTCGCCGAGCCGGGGAAGTTCTGGATCGCCGACCACGAGGCGCAGTTCGCCTGGGTGCGGGCCCGGCTCGACGCGCTGGAGGACGAGGGCGAACTGCGGGACATCCTGGCCGACTCCTGGCGCCAGGCGGCTCCGCCCCGGCTCCTGGAGGCGCATCCCCGGCTGGGCCTCCCGGCGGGGGAGTGA
- a CDS encoding transketolase — MTNATDMTHTYADLPGLMGLMTGDEKHGPAATSTLDVLWVLYDRVLRVSPEGMADPERDRFLLSKGHGPMAYYAVLAAKGFIPVEWLPGFGSYDSPLGHHPDRTLVPGAEIGSGSLGHGLPIAVGTALGLRAQGLDEPRVWALIGDAELDEGSNHEAIAFAGPAGLDRLHTVVVDNSSASYARPGGIAARFEAAGWSALTVDGRDHEALYAAFTAPHPGRPHVVVARVEPKSA, encoded by the coding sequence ATGACGAACGCGACGGACATGACACACACGTACGCCGACCTGCCGGGACTCATGGGCCTGATGACCGGCGACGAGAAGCACGGCCCGGCCGCGACGTCCACGCTGGACGTGCTGTGGGTGTTGTACGACCGGGTGCTGCGGGTGAGCCCGGAGGGGATGGCCGACCCTGAGCGGGACCGGTTCCTGCTGTCGAAGGGGCACGGGCCGATGGCGTACTACGCCGTGCTGGCCGCCAAGGGCTTCATCCCGGTGGAGTGGCTGCCCGGCTTCGGCTCGTACGACTCACCCCTCGGTCACCATCCCGACCGCACGCTCGTGCCGGGGGCCGAGATCGGCAGCGGATCGCTCGGGCACGGGCTGCCGATCGCCGTCGGCACGGCACTGGGGCTGCGCGCCCAGGGGCTCGACGAGCCACGGGTGTGGGCGCTGATCGGAGACGCCGAGCTGGACGAGGGCAGCAACCACGAGGCGATCGCCTTCGCCGGGCCCGCCGGGCTCGACCGGCTGCACACCGTCGTCGTCGACAACTCCTCCGCGTCGTACGCGCGGCCCGGCGGCATCGCCGCCCGCTTCGAGGCGGCGGGCTGGTCCGCGCTGACCGTCGACGGCCGTGACCACGAGGCGCTGTACGCCGCCTTCACCGCACCGCACCCGGGCCGCCCGCACGTGGTCGTGGCCCGGGTCGAGCCGAAGTCCGCCTGA
- a CDS encoding helix-turn-helix domain-containing protein translates to MRSDEVDPVDTRLGARLAELRAEHGWSLGELADRSGVSRSTLSRAERAETSPTASLLNRLCAVYGRTMSQLLSEVEAEPAPVLRAADQLVWRDQASGFVRRSVSPPHSALRGELVEARLSPGADIAYDRPPVTGLEQHIWVLAGALDVTAQDTEHHLGAGDCLRMRVWGPTRFRCAAPDGVRYLLAVVRP, encoded by the coding sequence ATGAGAAGCGACGAAGTGGATCCCGTCGACACCCGGCTCGGCGCGCGCCTGGCCGAGCTGCGGGCCGAACACGGCTGGTCCCTGGGCGAGTTGGCCGACCGCAGCGGAGTGAGCCGGTCGACTCTGTCCCGGGCCGAGCGGGCGGAGACCAGCCCCACGGCCTCCCTCCTGAACCGCCTGTGCGCCGTCTACGGGCGGACCATGTCCCAACTGCTCAGCGAGGTCGAGGCCGAGCCGGCCCCCGTGCTGCGGGCCGCCGACCAGCTCGTATGGCGGGACCAGGCCTCCGGCTTCGTACGGCGGTCCGTGTCACCACCGCACTCCGCCCTGCGCGGCGAACTCGTCGAGGCCCGCCTCTCGCCCGGCGCCGACATCGCCTACGACCGTCCGCCCGTCACCGGTCTGGAACAGCACATCTGGGTCCTCGCAGGGGCCCTCGACGTGACCGCGCAGGACACCGAACACCACCTCGGCGCCGGCGACTGCCTGCGCATGCGCGTGTGGGGCCCGACCCGGTTCCGGTGCGCCGCTCCCGACGGCGTCCGGTACCTGCTGGCGGTGGTGCGGCCGTGA
- a CDS encoding GAF domain-containing protein produces the protein MSYDPPRPAGRLLLTPEDKEAPARAGRLRLLGLGERPEPALDAFAHGLAELTGAPYAMVNFPDERGQFYAGLCVPAVAPVVRSDGTSPRVGRSLPRDHGFCPHVVARRKALVLEDVHDYPRFAGNPVVDEFGIRSYLGAPLIDGTGLVLGTVSVADVGPRPWGKPGLTAIKEHAAQLVAQLEGWDGRLPY, from the coding sequence ATGAGCTACGACCCGCCGCGCCCGGCCGGTCGTCTGCTGCTCACACCCGAGGACAAGGAGGCCCCCGCCCGCGCCGGCCGACTGCGCCTGCTGGGCCTGGGGGAGCGCCCCGAACCCGCACTCGACGCCTTCGCGCACGGCCTCGCCGAGCTCACCGGTGCGCCGTACGCCATGGTCAACTTCCCGGACGAGCGAGGCCAGTTCTACGCGGGCCTGTGCGTTCCGGCCGTCGCGCCGGTGGTGCGGAGCGACGGCACCAGCCCCCGGGTCGGCCGTAGTCTCCCCCGCGACCATGGCTTCTGCCCCCATGTGGTGGCGCGACGCAAGGCCCTGGTCCTGGAGGACGTCCACGACTATCCGCGGTTCGCGGGCAATCCGGTGGTCGACGAGTTCGGCATCCGCTCCTATCTGGGAGCACCGCTCATCGACGGCACGGGCCTGGTGCTGGGCACGGTCAGCGTCGCCGACGTCGGGCCCCGGCCGTGGGGGAAGCCGGGCCTGACGGCCATCAAGGAACACGCCGCGCAGCTCGTCGCACAGCTGGAGGGCTGGGACGGCAGGCTGCCCTACTGA
- a CDS encoding GTP-binding protein: protein MDYDDSSDYADDSGHGGDPFPTALKILVAGGFGVGKTTFVGAVSEIAPLSTEELLTTVSAATDNLDGIENKVETTVAMDFGRITLDPKHVLYLFGTPGQERFWFMWDELCEGALGAVILADTRRLQECFAAVDFFEQRGLGFIVAVNEFDGAHRYDPEEVRAALDLSEEIPVVCCDARISSSGVQTLLTLVRHLIAHAPAPATGYGAHM, encoded by the coding sequence ATGGACTACGACGACAGCTCTGACTACGCCGACGATTCCGGCCACGGCGGCGACCCGTTCCCCACCGCCCTCAAGATCCTGGTGGCGGGCGGGTTCGGCGTGGGCAAGACGACCTTCGTCGGCGCGGTCAGCGAGATCGCGCCGCTCAGCACGGAGGAGCTGCTCACCACCGTCAGCGCCGCGACGGACAACCTCGACGGCATCGAGAACAAGGTCGAGACGACCGTGGCCATGGACTTCGGCCGCATCACGCTCGATCCGAAACACGTGCTGTACCTGTTCGGCACCCCCGGACAGGAGCGGTTCTGGTTCATGTGGGACGAGTTGTGCGAGGGCGCACTCGGGGCGGTCATCCTCGCCGACACCCGCCGCCTCCAGGAGTGTTTCGCGGCCGTCGACTTCTTCGAACAACGCGGCCTCGGCTTCATCGTCGCCGTCAACGAGTTCGACGGCGCCCACCGGTACGACCCGGAGGAGGTGCGCGCCGCCCTCGACCTGTCCGAGGAGATCCCCGTCGTGTGCTGCGACGCCCGGATCTCCAGCTCCGGGGTGCAGACCCTGCTGACCCTCGTGCGCCACCTCATCGCCCATGCGCCCGCCCCCGCGACGGGGTATGGCGCCCACATGTGA
- a CDS encoding LysR family transcriptional regulator has translation MIEARRLHILRAVADHRTVTAAAAALYLTPSAVSQQLAALEQETGHRLVERGAKGVRLTPAGEILLSHTNAVLAQLERAEAELAAYSSGAAGAVTVASFATGIALVVAPAVARLADSAPGIRIRVQDAEGDASLPMVLDRQVDVAVAVEYRGAPPADDPRLTHVPLYAEPFDAVVPVAHRLAGAAEVPLAELAKDAWIGPYPGNPCHDVVVLACENAGFQPRMEHSSDDFRAVVALASADAGVALVPRSALRGMDLAGVVVRPVDGTAPTRRVFAAVRRGAEGHPLIRPVLDALGAAAQAQPLPV, from the coding sequence ATGATCGAGGCGCGGCGGCTCCACATCCTCCGTGCGGTGGCCGACCACCGTACGGTGACGGCGGCTGCCGCCGCGCTGTATCTGACCCCGTCGGCGGTGTCCCAGCAGCTCGCCGCGCTGGAGCAGGAGACCGGGCACCGGCTCGTCGAGCGCGGCGCCAAGGGCGTACGCCTCACCCCGGCCGGCGAGATCCTGCTCAGCCACACCAACGCGGTCCTCGCCCAACTGGAGCGGGCCGAGGCCGAGTTGGCCGCCTACAGCTCGGGGGCGGCCGGCGCCGTCACGGTCGCCTCCTTCGCGACCGGCATCGCGCTGGTCGTCGCGCCCGCGGTGGCCCGCCTCGCCGATTCGGCGCCCGGGATCCGCATCCGCGTCCAGGACGCCGAGGGCGACGCCAGCCTGCCGATGGTGCTGGACCGACAGGTCGACGTCGCCGTCGCGGTCGAGTACCGGGGCGCCCCGCCCGCCGACGACCCGCGACTGACTCACGTACCGCTGTACGCCGAGCCCTTCGACGCGGTCGTCCCGGTCGCCCACCGCCTGGCCGGGGCGGCGGAGGTCCCGCTCGCCGAACTGGCCAAGGACGCGTGGATCGGCCCGTACCCCGGCAACCCCTGCCACGACGTGGTGGTCCTGGCCTGCGAGAACGCCGGCTTCCAGCCCCGCATGGAGCACTCCTCGGACGACTTCCGCGCGGTTGTCGCCCTCGCCTCCGCCGACGCGGGCGTGGCCCTCGTGCCGCGCTCGGCGCTGCGCGGTATGGACCTCGCCGGGGTGGTCGTCCGCCCCGTCGACGGCACGGCGCCCACCCGGCGGGTCTTCGCCGCCGTGCGCCGGGGAGCCGAGGGGCATCCGCTGATCCGCCCGGTGCTGGACGCGCTCGGCGCGGCGGCCCAGGCGCAGCCACTGCCGGTGTGA
- a CDS encoding GNAT family N-acetyltransferase, whose amino-acid sequence MIVDRLDADRFARCGAGLADLLADTVNGGASVGFLAPLDRAEALAWWEERAAETAAGRLAVWAAYDGGRVLGTVSLAFPAKANSRHRAELVKLMVHRDARGRGLGRRLLTTAEGAAAEAGVTLLHLDTETGSPAEHLYRSAGWTAVGAIPDYAASPDGRLRPTTIYYKHIPATALTR is encoded by the coding sequence GTGATCGTCGACCGTCTGGACGCAGACCGGTTCGCCCGGTGCGGGGCCGGGTTGGCGGATCTGCTGGCCGACACCGTGAACGGCGGTGCCTCGGTCGGCTTCCTCGCCCCGCTCGACCGTGCGGAGGCGCTCGCCTGGTGGGAGGAGCGGGCCGCCGAGACGGCAGCGGGACGGCTCGCCGTCTGGGCGGCGTACGACGGGGGCCGGGTGCTGGGCACCGTGAGCCTGGCCTTCCCCGCCAAGGCGAACAGCCGCCACCGCGCCGAACTCGTCAAGCTCATGGTGCACCGGGACGCCCGGGGCCGTGGCCTCGGACGCAGGCTCCTGACCACGGCGGAGGGCGCCGCCGCAGAGGCCGGCGTCACCCTCCTGCACCTGGACACCGAGACCGGCAGCCCCGCCGAGCATCTGTACCGCTCGGCCGGCTGGACCGCGGTCGGCGCGATCCCCGACTACGCGGCGAGCCCCGACGGTCGGCTGCGGCCGACGACGATCTACTACAAGCACATACCGGCAACCGCTCTCACCAGGTGA